One window from the genome of Musa acuminata AAA Group cultivar baxijiao chromosome BXJ1-4, Cavendish_Baxijiao_AAA, whole genome shotgun sequence encodes:
- the LOC103981881 gene encoding uncharacterized protein LOC103981881 isoform X2 — protein MPSPSSRSCILMSLIRCFFVASSLPLTHSSDVKALKVGEEIKGETMPLNSGQRTYELLGLRRSASYEVKISYPASIPASFSIQLQTTLPEIWSRKNRRLLNTEKLIFKADNDESAFVILTVDAAGVVAKPNVPERELVIYNIGPSKLKPYSQPFK, from the exons ATGCCTTCACCATCGTCACGGAGTTGCATTCTGATGTCCCTGATCCGATGCTTCTTCGTTGCCTCCTCCCTCCCCCTCACACACAG CTCGGATGTGAAGGCGCTGAAAGTCGGTGAAGAAATTAAGGGCGAGACAATGCCATTGAACTCCGGACAACGCACCTACGAGCTGCTCGGCCTTAGAAGATCCGCGTCCTACGAAGTCAAGATATCATATCCGGCCTCT ATACCTGCTAGCTTCTCCATTCAACTGCAGACGACCTTGCCGGAAATTTGGTCGAGAAAGAATAGGAGATTGCTTAATACGGAGAAACTGATTTTTAAGGCTGATAATGACGAATCA GCTTTTGTTATTTTGACGGTCGACGCTGCCGGGGTTGTTGCCAAGCCAAATGTGCCGGAGAGAGAACTGGTCATCTATAACATCG GGCCTTCAAAACTGAAACCTTATTCACAACCCTTCAAGTAA
- the LOC103981881 gene encoding uncharacterized protein LOC103981881 isoform X1 yields MPSPSSRSCILMSLIRCFFVASSLPLTHSSDVKALKVGEEIKGETMPLNSGQRTYELLGLRRSASYEVKISYPASIPASFSIQLQTTLPEIWSRKNRRLLNTEKLIFKADNDESAFVILTVDAAGVVAKPNVPERELVIYNIVCDELMLGIPHGAWWVGVAALLCLLLGILIPSFFPLHLLLKDEDLESENIALTKVS; encoded by the exons ATGCCTTCACCATCGTCACGGAGTTGCATTCTGATGTCCCTGATCCGATGCTTCTTCGTTGCCTCCTCCCTCCCCCTCACACACAG CTCGGATGTGAAGGCGCTGAAAGTCGGTGAAGAAATTAAGGGCGAGACAATGCCATTGAACTCCGGACAACGCACCTACGAGCTGCTCGGCCTTAGAAGATCCGCGTCCTACGAAGTCAAGATATCATATCCGGCCTCT ATACCTGCTAGCTTCTCCATTCAACTGCAGACGACCTTGCCGGAAATTTGGTCGAGAAAGAATAGGAGATTGCTTAATACGGAGAAACTGATTTTTAAGGCTGATAATGACGAATCA GCTTTTGTTATTTTGACGGTCGACGCTGCCGGGGTTGTTGCCAAGCCAAATGTGCCGGAGAGAGAACTGGTCATCTATAACATCG TTTGTGATGAACTAATGTTAGGGATTCCACATGGTGCTTGGTGGGTTGGAGTTGCAGCTCTTCTCTGTTTGTTGCTGGGCATCCTTATTCCCAGTTTCTTCCCGCTTCATCTATTGCTCAAAGATGAAGACCTAGAATCAGAAAATATAGCTTTGACTAAGGTTTCATGA